From a region of the Asterias amurensis chromosome 2, ASM3211899v1 genome:
- the LOC139934118 gene encoding uncharacterized protein, whose product MDMFPTANTSELSDDAFPKAGQPLNSNVRVFRVVVEILVVLLGVPGNLLIIRVYWRKTVKTSTIVLIQGLALADCIVCSVKIIDIIDQTVGIPQAIVITQKIVFMSVMASVSITTVIALDRYDCICRPQRRFFTLRRGQIAVVISFIFGALMTVPEHVQQFGRTPTPSVNLASLARMSSFLISPSIIGVCYTKVFMTIRRHVRVGIMSSANAANLSSSQVASSSKEPTRGQPGKDTVKTESECPNSVPHHDTSQPSTVHSSARKDTAPQGPPKKPEAFRHTARERNEPRLNPVKQRQAKKVDTNAALQRKTTVMLFVVSVVFLLLWMPHWIMIAVVNADAGEDEGIYVDPLFYIVMNEIRVLFFLNNAVNPFIYGLANRRFRKECKEVLSKLCK is encoded by the coding sequence ATGGATATGTTTCCCACAGCAAATACATCTGAACTATCAGACGATGCTTTCCCAAAGGCCGGTCAGCCACTGAATTCAAATGTGCGCGTTTTCCGCGTGGTTGTTGAGATACTGGTGGTGCTACTGGGCGTTCCTGGTAACCTCCTCATCATACGCGTTTACTGGAGGAAGACTGTCAAAACCAGCACCATCGTTTTAATTCAGGGCCTGGCTTTGGCCGACTGTATCGTCTGCTCGGTAAAGATCATCGACATTATTGACCAGACTGTAGGGATTCCGCAAGCCATTGTGATCACCCAGAAAATAGTGTTCATGTCGGTCATGGCATCAGTTTCGATCACTACAGTGATTGCACTGGATCGCTACGACTGCATATGCCGTCCGCAACGGCGGTTCTTCACCCTCAGACGGGGACAAATAGCGGTCGTGATTTCATTTATCTTCGGGGCCTTGATGACCGTTCCTGAACACGTCCAGCAGTTTGGCAGAACGCCTACTCCGTCTGTGAACTTGGCATCATTGGCTCGCATGAGCTCCTTTTTGATTTCTCCATCAATTATTGGAGTATGTTACACCAAAGTGTTCATGACCATCCGTAGACATGTCCGAGTCGGCATTATGTCTTCTGCAAATGCAGCGAATCTTTCCAGCTCGCAAGTTGCTTCTTCGTCCAAAGAGCCTACCCGTGGACAACCAGGTAAAGACACAGTCAAGACTGAATCTGAATGTCCCAATTCCGTACCCCACCATGATACATCTCAACCATCCACTGTACATAGTTCTGCCAGAAAGGATACCGCCCCACAAGGACCACCGAAGAAGCCTGAAGCGTTTCGTCACACGGCGCGTGAAAGGAACGAACCTCGTCTGAATCCCGTCAAACAGCGCCAAGCTAAAAAGGTGGATACCAACGCAGCCCTTCAGCGTAAGACGACCGTGATGTTGTTCGTGGTCAGCGTTGTGTTCCTGCTGCTGTGGATGCCGCACTGGATCATGATAGCAGTTGTGAACGCCGATGCGGGTGAAGACGAGGGTATTTATGTTGACCCTCTCTTCTACATAGTCATGAATGAGATACGAGTGCTTTTCTTCTTGAATAACGCTGTCAATCCGTTTATTTACGGACTTGCAAATAGACGGTTTAGAAAAGAGTGTAAAGAGGTGCTAAGTAAGCTATGTaagtaa